In one window of Verrucomicrobiota bacterium DNA:
- a CDS encoding methionine--tRNA ligase: MHKRFYITTAIDYVNGQPHLGHAYEKILADVIARARRARGEEVFFLTGLDEHGQKVQQAAQSEQRDPQTYCDRLADQWRAFAEQMGISCDDFVRTTSSRHQQVVQTILTRLHASGHFYKTTYQGFYSTKEETFLTEKDRRADGTFDPAYGEVVTLSEENYNFRLGEHQAWLTEYILAHPEFIQPEYRRNEILGFLRSQKLEDLCISRPRARLAWGIPLPFDRDYVTYVWFDALVNYVSIPAALGDPGVCEPLGLPSSPQGPRIWPADIHLIGKDILKFHAVYWPIMLKAMGLPLPRMILAHGWWQKDSQKMSKSTGNVVDPLEVTRDWGVDAFRFHVVRELDIGPDGNWTDASFQGRYNAELANGLGNLVNRSLSMLRRYRQGLVPAPHAELAPDATRTAESVYAALDRQELQKALVEIGMLITRANQFVDQTAPFKLAKDPSQSDRLDQVLYNLAEVTRVLGVLLAPFLPGTSRRIHEQLGLPAAGESRSDADWGGLKQGHQVGEPAPLFPRRDLAK, from the coding sequence ATGCACAAACGGTTCTACATCACGACCGCCATTGATTACGTCAACGGCCAGCCTCACCTCGGCCACGCCTACGAAAAAATTCTGGCCGACGTCATCGCGCGAGCCCGCCGGGCGCGCGGAGAGGAAGTCTTCTTTCTCACCGGACTCGACGAACACGGACAAAAGGTCCAGCAAGCCGCGCAGTCCGAACAACGGGATCCGCAAACCTACTGCGACCGCCTCGCGGATCAATGGCGCGCCTTCGCCGAACAGATGGGCATCTCCTGCGACGATTTCGTTCGCACCACTTCCAGCCGCCATCAGCAGGTTGTGCAAACCATCCTCACCCGGTTGCACGCCTCGGGTCATTTTTACAAGACCACCTATCAGGGTTTTTACTCCACCAAAGAGGAGACCTTCCTCACGGAAAAAGACCGCCGCGCGGACGGTACTTTCGATCCCGCTTACGGCGAGGTGGTCACGCTCTCCGAGGAGAATTACAATTTCCGGCTGGGGGAGCATCAGGCGTGGCTCACCGAATACATTCTCGCCCACCCCGAGTTCATCCAACCTGAATATCGGCGCAACGAAATCCTGGGATTCCTGCGGAGCCAGAAACTCGAGGACTTGTGCATCTCGCGTCCGCGCGCGCGCCTCGCTTGGGGCATTCCGCTGCCGTTCGACCGCGATTACGTCACCTACGTGTGGTTCGACGCCCTGGTAAACTACGTCAGCATTCCAGCGGCATTGGGGGATCCAGGGGTGTGCGAACCGCTTGGACTGCCTTCCTCGCCGCAGGGTCCGCGGATCTGGCCGGCCGATATCCACCTCATCGGGAAAGACATTCTAAAGTTTCATGCCGTCTATTGGCCCATCATGCTCAAGGCCATGGGACTGCCCCTGCCCCGCATGATTCTCGCCCACGGCTGGTGGCAGAAAGACAGCCAGAAAATGAGCAAGAGCACCGGCAACGTCGTGGATCCCCTCGAGGTGACCCGGGACTGGGGCGTCGATGCGTTCAGGTTCCATGTGGTGCGCGAACTGGATATCGGTCCGGATGGCAACTGGACGGATGCCAGCTTCCAGGGGCGCTACAACGCCGAACTGGCCAACGGGCTCGGCAACCTGGTGAACCGGTCGCTCTCCATGCTGCGGCGGTATCGCCAGGGCTTGGTGCCCGCCCCGCACGCGGAACTGGCGCCGGACGCCACCCGCACGGCCGAATCCGTTTATGCCGCTCTAGACCGGCAGGAACTGCAAAAAGCGCTGGTCGAAATCGGAATGCTGATCACGCGGGCCAATCAGTTTGTGGATCAAACGGCCCCGTTCAAACTCGCCAAAGACCCCTCGCAATCCGACCGCCTGGATCAAGTCCTCTACAACCTCGCGGAGGTCACCCGGGTCCTGGGGGTGTTGCTGGCTCCCTTCCTGCCCGGAACCTCCAGGCGCATTCACGAGCAATTGGGTTTGCCCGCGGCGGGCGAAAGCCGGTCGGATGCGGATTGGGGAGGCTTGAAACAAGGCCATCAAGTGGGTGAACCCGCCCCACTCTTTCCGCGCCGCGATCTCGCGAAGTAG
- a CDS encoding Uma2 family endonuclease, with product MASLTLDLPPQKTQTASNLRRWAEVLADPELARFEGRVETDRHGHVIMSPPPAPTHGSFQSEIAYLLRCLMERGRVITECPVSTADGVKAADVAWASPTRMDELGDRVCFPRAPEICVEVVSPGNRAAEIQEKMALYFDAGAKEVWTCGETGAMSFFSARSARPQRASRICPRFPERVALR from the coding sequence ATGGCGTCATTGACACTCGATCTTCCGCCACAGAAAACACAGACCGCCTCGAATCTGCGACGCTGGGCGGAAGTGCTGGCCGACCCGGAACTGGCCAGGTTTGAAGGCCGAGTCGAAACCGACCGCCATGGTCACGTGATCATGAGTCCTCCTCCTGCCCCAACTCATGGAAGCTTTCAGTCGGAGATTGCTTATTTGCTTCGCTGTCTCATGGAGCGTGGTCGCGTGATCACCGAATGTCCGGTCTCAACCGCAGACGGTGTCAAAGCCGCCGATGTGGCTTGGGCGTCACCGACGCGCATGGATGAGTTGGGTGATCGGGTCTGTTTTCCCCGCGCGCCGGAAATCTGCGTGGAAGTGGTTTCGCCAGGCAATAGGGCGGCGGAGATCCAAGAAAAAATGGCATTGTATTTCGACGCCGGCGCGAAGGAGGTCTGGACCTGCGGCGAAACTGGAGCGATGAGTTTCTTTTCCGCCAGGAGCGCGCGGCCTCAAAGAGCGTCGCGGATCTGTCCCCGGTTCCCGGAACGCGTAGCGCTTCGCTGA
- a CDS encoding exo-alpha-sialidase, translated as MSPAGASIDCRRQPCGVPKRGCVDSPAAASWPVSSSPKIPPAPPTRPEAAGLQPSRAPDRSLRRHGSRALAAVVLFLWHGSSPLGAPVLQKSDVFPAGLNGVKRYRIPGVVVTPKGTILAYAEARRNNSADWGEIEIHLRRSIDQGRTWTEARKIAHHGTRLEGNPRKPRGGEREQTVHNPVAIVNHAKGTLEFLYGVNYARCFSMRSEDDGVTWTTPRDITDAFEPLRNRYPWTVIATGPGHGIQLRSGRLLVPVWLAYGNTGDHHPSACATLYSDDHGQSWKAGEIAIPNEGEFRDPNESTIAELSNGHVMLIARNESRTSRKLITTSPDGATRWTPPRFHPELWEPICMAGLVAVPPSPGTLLFSNPHRLARHADGQEIPGGRGARENLTLKLSRDHGETWPVQKTLDPGASAYSDLAVLPDGSVLCLFESGEQIRAARFNLEWLSQP; from the coding sequence ATGTCCCCCGCTGGTGCCTCCATAGATTGTCGCCGTCAACCATGTGGCGTTCCGAAGCGCGGCTGTGTCGATAGCCCAGCCGCAGCATCGTGGCCTGTCTCGAGCTCGCCGAAGATTCCTCCGGCACCGCCCACACGGCCTGAAGCAGCCGGGCTCCAACCCAGCCGCGCCCCAGACAGATCCTTGCGGAGGCACGGTTCCCGCGCCCTCGCCGCGGTGGTTCTCTTCCTCTGGCATGGTTCATCTCCCCTCGGCGCTCCAGTGCTTCAGAAATCAGACGTCTTTCCGGCCGGGCTGAACGGGGTCAAACGCTATCGAATTCCAGGCGTTGTGGTCACTCCCAAGGGGACCATCCTCGCTTATGCCGAGGCGCGCAGGAACAACAGCGCCGATTGGGGCGAAATCGAAATCCATTTGCGCCGGTCCATCGACCAGGGACGAACCTGGACCGAAGCGCGAAAAATCGCGCACCACGGAACCCGACTGGAGGGGAACCCCCGCAAACCCCGCGGAGGCGAACGGGAACAGACGGTCCACAATCCCGTGGCGATCGTCAACCACGCCAAGGGAACCCTCGAGTTTCTCTATGGCGTCAATTATGCCCGCTGCTTCTCCATGCGCAGCGAGGATGATGGCGTCACCTGGACCACCCCGCGAGACATCACGGATGCCTTCGAACCTCTTCGGAATCGCTACCCCTGGACAGTGATCGCCACCGGTCCCGGCCACGGCATCCAGCTTCGTTCCGGAAGACTCCTGGTCCCGGTTTGGCTCGCCTATGGCAACACGGGAGACCATCACCCCTCGGCCTGCGCCACACTCTACAGCGACGATCACGGCCAGTCCTGGAAAGCGGGCGAGATCGCCATTCCCAACGAAGGCGAGTTTCGCGATCCCAATGAAAGCACAATCGCCGAGTTGTCCAATGGACACGTGATGCTGATCGCCCGCAACGAATCCCGCACCAGCCGCAAGCTCATCACCACCAGCCCCGACGGAGCGACCCGGTGGACTCCACCCCGCTTCCATCCGGAACTCTGGGAGCCCATCTGCATGGCCGGCCTCGTGGCCGTGCCTCCATCGCCCGGCACACTGCTGTTTTCGAACCCACACCGGCTCGCGCGCCACGCGGACGGCCAGGAAATCCCGGGCGGACGCGGAGCCCGCGAGAACCTCACCCTGAAACTCAGCCGGGACCATGGTGAAACGTGGCCGGTGCAGAAAACACTCGATCCGGGCGCTTCTGCCTATTCCGATCTGGCCGTGCTTCCGGACGGTTCTGTCCTTTGCCTCTTCGAATCCGGCGAACAGATCCGCGCCGCGCGATTCAACTTGGAGTGGCTGTCGCAACCTTAA